The following coding sequences are from one Acidobacteriota bacterium window:
- a CDS encoding sigma-70 family RNA polymerase sigma factor translates to MSGDAALIRSCLAGDEEAWRSLVHRYRRLIYSIPVAHRLPADQADEVFQRVCLKLVENLSRLRKVESLASWLGTVTRRECTALLRRAARELPDPEEFLLQLEDASLDAEQGLAAIEQEHAVRLALEELDEPCRSLLEALYVEQPRPSYEEISRRLSRPVGSLGPTRARCLKKLAGKLRGVGPGERK, encoded by the coding sequence TTGTCCGGCGATGCGGCGCTGATTCGGTCCTGTCTCGCGGGGGACGAGGAGGCCTGGCGCTCCCTGGTCCATCGCTACCGTCGGCTGATCTACTCGATTCCCGTGGCTCACCGCCTGCCGGCCGACCAGGCGGACGAGGTCTTTCAACGGGTCTGTCTCAAGCTGGTGGAGAACCTTTCCCGGTTGCGCAAGGTCGAATCCCTGGCTTCCTGGCTGGGCACCGTCACTCGGCGGGAGTGCACGGCGCTGCTGCGCCGGGCGGCCCGGGAGTTGCCGGACCCCGAGGAGTTCCTGCTCCAGCTCGAAGACGCATCCCTCGACGCCGAGCAGGGACTCGCCGCCATCGAGCAGGAACACGCGGTGCGGCTGGCTCTCGAAGAACTGGACGAGCCTTGCCGGAGTCTGCTGGAAGCGCTCTACGTCGAGCAGCCCCGGCCGAGCTACGAGGAGATCAGCCGCCGGCTCTCGCGGCCGGTCGGTAGCCTGGGGCCGACCCGCGCTCGCTGCCTGAAGAAACTGGCGGGGAAACTCCGCGGGGTCGGGCCCGGAGAACGGAAATGA
- a CDS encoding CHAT domain-containing protein — MSAGRRGGRALARALLGCSEPADYARTLAGIDARQAEALAEELARLFSRALRNRLAEAARIVLAARALARRVPLPLCRAWAQRLGGVLDHLQGRPGAADRRLRRAAEVFSAAARPLESGDTQRIRVQVLALAGRFEEAEQAAGLARAAWRRAGGGGDPRRRAGLAMNLGNLHHARDDLAAARRHYRRAARLFEQAGQPPRAAQATYNEAVILTSLDRLDTARDLYQEALEAFVAARQGALAAQADYALAALDLLEALPDAALARLRRVRRRQQVLGDTRGLAHTDLEIARALLTLNRLEGAVRAIRQAEAFFRRARHPLEVAACWSLRGAVARREGRPGAAARLYERAAKALADSGNSPAGAWARLGWAEARLAAGEPREALAAARAAARVFASHRTPSRQAQAAVVVAECCLRLGRRAEARRAARQARALGRRLGSPRVLLAACRALAHIERRWGTRAAEYRWLRRAEECIARLRTGVSSEASELAFLLDKTDIYEALVANRLEKGDRRSLAQALEHAEQAKARALAERLRKECCLPRAGGRSERLRLLGRLQSIERRLAVAEHRLDNPPEGGGTRTRSLQVAALTESRWTTLGRLESRAPAVASMVGAPAPPPREVLAALAADEMVLEYTIVGGRYRLFLADRRGVLSHHAMGRVRAVDDLIDRLFFHLGKDVLGRDHAARHGDLLSRICRGYLRRLEQLLLAPVASRLAGRRVRILPHGRLHGVPFHAFEDADGRALIERAVVSYAPSLAVLGLLGRRRRPATGTSLVIGAGDQDTPSIEKEIRAVARCLGGARVLRGSAAGARALGLAEAGLPVLHVASHGFFSEAGGGIGALRLGSDLIEPEQIQQLTGMADLVVLSGCQTGRGAVHSGDELVGLVRGFLLAGARAVVASLWEVHDASACSIMTDFYQRLSEGLSVEAALVSAQRRARRRDPNPLRWAPFVAIGDAGLEWSDEGRFRRRQEAC; from the coding sequence ATGAGCGCCGGGCGTCGCGGCGGCCGGGCGCTGGCGCGGGCCCTGCTGGGCTGTTCCGAACCTGCCGATTACGCCCGCACCCTGGCCGGCATCGACGCCCGGCAGGCCGAAGCGCTGGCCGAAGAACTGGCCCGGCTTTTTTCCCGGGCCTTGCGCAACCGCCTGGCCGAGGCGGCTCGAATCGTTCTCGCGGCGCGTGCTCTCGCGCGCCGCGTGCCGCTTCCCCTCTGCCGGGCCTGGGCCCAGCGCCTTGGCGGGGTCCTCGATCACCTCCAGGGCCGGCCGGGGGCGGCCGATCGTCGGCTGCGCCGGGCCGCCGAGGTCTTCTCCGCGGCCGCACGGCCGCTGGAAAGCGGTGACACCCAGCGTATCCGCGTGCAGGTGCTGGCCCTCGCCGGTCGTTTCGAGGAAGCCGAGCAGGCCGCCGGCCTGGCCCGCGCCGCCTGGCGGCGGGCCGGCGGGGGGGGCGACCCCCGCCGCCGCGCGGGGCTGGCGATGAACCTGGGCAACCTGCACCACGCCCGGGACGATCTCGCCGCGGCCCGCCGTCACTACCGCCGGGCCGCCCGCCTGTTCGAGCAGGCGGGGCAGCCGCCGCGGGCCGCCCAGGCCACCTACAACGAGGCGGTCATCCTCACCTCCCTCGACCGTCTGGACACGGCTCGGGATCTCTACCAGGAGGCTCTCGAAGCCTTCGTCGCGGCGCGGCAGGGCGCGCTGGCGGCCCAGGCGGATTACGCCCTGGCGGCCCTGGACCTGCTCGAGGCCCTGCCCGATGCGGCCCTGGCCCGTCTGCGGCGGGTGCGGCGGCGCCAGCAGGTCCTGGGGGATACCCGAGGCCTGGCCCACACCGACCTGGAAATCGCCAGGGCCCTTTTGACCCTCAACCGCCTCGAGGGCGCCGTGCGGGCGATTCGCCAGGCCGAGGCCTTCTTTCGCCGGGCCCGGCACCCGCTCGAGGTGGCGGCCTGCTGGAGCCTGCGGGGTGCGGTGGCGCGGCGGGAAGGCCGGCCGGGAGCGGCGGCCCGGCTCTACGAGCGAGCCGCCAAGGCGCTGGCCGATTCGGGGAACTCCCCGGCCGGGGCCTGGGCCCGCCTGGGCTGGGCCGAGGCCCGACTGGCGGCGGGCGAGCCCCGCGAAGCGCTCGCCGCGGCTCGCGCCGCCGCCCGCGTTTTCGCCTCCCACCGCACCCCCTCGCGCCAGGCCCAGGCGGCCGTGGTGGTGGCCGAGTGCTGCCTGCGACTGGGGCGGCGGGCGGAGGCCCGGCGGGCTGCCCGCCAGGCCCGGGCCTTGGGGCGGCGGCTGGGCAGTCCGCGGGTGCTGCTGGCGGCCTGTCGTGCCCTGGCGCATATCGAAAGGCGATGGGGCACGAGAGCCGCCGAGTACCGCTGGCTGCGGCGCGCCGAAGAGTGCATCGCCCGCCTGCGGACCGGGGTCAGCAGCGAAGCGAGCGAGCTGGCCTTCCTGTTGGACAAGACGGATATCTACGAGGCCCTGGTGGCCAACCGCCTGGAAAAAGGGGATCGGCGTTCCCTGGCCCAGGCTCTCGAACACGCCGAGCAGGCCAAGGCGCGGGCCCTCGCCGAACGGTTGCGCAAGGAGTGCTGCCTGCCCCGGGCGGGGGGGCGTTCCGAGCGCCTGAGACTTCTCGGCCGCCTGCAGAGCATCGAGCGTCGGCTCGCCGTGGCCGAGCATCGTCTCGACAACCCGCCGGAAGGCGGCGGCACCCGGACTCGCTCGCTGCAGGTGGCGGCGTTGACCGAGTCTCGCTGGACCACCCTCGGGCGCCTCGAGAGTCGCGCCCCCGCGGTGGCCTCGATGGTGGGGGCCCCGGCGCCTCCACCGCGGGAGGTCCTCGCGGCCCTGGCGGCGGACGAGATGGTCCTCGAGTACACCATCGTCGGCGGGCGGTACCGGCTCTTTCTGGCCGATCGACGGGGCGTGCTCAGCCACCATGCCATGGGCCGGGTGCGAGCGGTCGACGACCTGATCGACCGCCTCTTCTTTCACCTGGGCAAAGACGTGCTGGGCCGTGACCACGCGGCCCGTCACGGCGATCTGCTCTCCCGCATCTGTCGCGGCTATTTGCGGCGACTCGAGCAGCTTCTGCTCGCCCCGGTGGCGAGCCGGCTCGCGGGACGACGCGTGCGGATCCTGCCCCACGGCCGCCTCCACGGAGTGCCGTTTCACGCCTTCGAGGACGCCGACGGGCGGGCGCTGATCGAGCGGGCGGTGGTGAGCTACGCGCCGAGCCTGGCCGTGCTCGGCCTGTTGGGCCGGCGACGGCGGCCGGCGACGGGAACGTCCCTGGTGATCGGCGCGGGTGATCAGGACACGCCCTCGATCGAAAAAGAAATCCGCGCCGTCGCGCGCTGCCTGGGCGGAGCGCGGGTGTTGCGCGGGTCGGCCGCCGGTGCGCGGGCCCTGGGGCTGGCCGAGGCGGGATTGCCCGTGCTCCACGTGGCCAGCCATGGTTTTTTCTCCGAGGCGGGAGGAGGCATCGGCGCTCTGCGGTTGGGATCGGACCTGATCGAACCCGAACAGATTCAGCAACTAACCGGTATGGCAGACCTTGTGGTTCTTTCCGGCTGCCAGACCGGTCGAGGGGCGGTACACTCTGGCGACGAACTCGTCGGGCTAGTGCGGGGATTTCTCCTCGCCGGGGCGCGCGCGGTCGTGGCTTCGCTTTGGGAAGTACACGATGCGAGTGCCTGCAGCATCATGACCGATTTCTACCAGCGACTCAGCGAGGGGCTGAGCGTCGAGGCGGCCCTTGTGTCCGCCCAGCGCCGCGCCCGCCGGCGGGATCCCAATCCCCTGCGCTGGGCGCCGTTCGTGGCGATCGGGGATGCGGGGCTCGAATGGTCCGATGAAGGGAGATTCCGCCGTCGCCAGGAGGCTTGCTGA
- a CDS encoding S8 family serine peptidase: MKKSDLAARCAWLLAGWLLLVLPAGADDRVTDQLLVELTAGASADRVAARHGLIIEDGIGLWRLWLMVAAEGTDIDRLVGEMNADPDVVEAEPHRSLENPEGVLRTIGDLDRSAGIDQFRGQASARTVRAAQAHGMGQGAGTIVAVLDTGMSYHHDATAGRIMTTRARNEVDGNTDARPQPNGVDDDGDGSVDEMLHHGTLVAGMVNLAAPAARILPIRVLDAEGRGTAFGVARGILYALQHGADVINLSLGMIDESNVIEHALEEAWKAGVVVVAAAGNRNLDEVDFPASDSHTIAVASVDERKIRSAFSSYGSDVDLTAPGVRVLSTYGEVDYGRWDGSSFAAPLVAGAAALVVERYPGLSPDEVLDLLEATAQPDANGSQWKGLLGAGTLDLEAVVAARTDDRTSLKVFERNLGTEVRWTAVLDAANYDLARGEVAALSTVDESTVDLGPLACLADDTPATDNADSPDAAAPAPGTAFFYVFRDAGTARDGAAWGVDSAGRDRLAGAGDCRLPSGSGS, translated from the coding sequence ATGAAGAAGTCTGATCTGGCCGCCAGGTGTGCCTGGCTGCTGGCCGGATGGCTGCTGCTGGTCCTGCCGGCGGGGGCCGACGACCGGGTGACCGACCAGTTGCTGGTGGAGTTGACGGCCGGGGCCTCGGCCGACCGTGTGGCCGCCCGTCACGGCCTGATCATCGAGGACGGCATCGGGCTCTGGCGGCTGTGGCTGATGGTGGCCGCCGAGGGTACCGACATCGACCGGCTCGTCGGCGAGATGAACGCCGATCCCGACGTGGTGGAGGCCGAGCCCCACCGAAGCCTGGAGAACCCGGAAGGCGTCCTGCGTACCATCGGCGACCTGGATCGCTCGGCCGGCATCGACCAGTTCCGGGGGCAGGCCTCGGCCCGGACGGTGAGGGCTGCCCAGGCTCACGGGATGGGGCAGGGGGCGGGGACCATCGTGGCGGTGCTCGACACGGGTATGTCCTACCATCACGATGCCACGGCGGGCCGGATCATGACCACCCGTGCGCGCAACGAGGTCGATGGCAACACCGATGCGCGGCCGCAGCCCAACGGCGTCGATGACGACGGAGACGGCTCGGTGGACGAGATGCTGCACCACGGCACGCTGGTGGCCGGCATGGTCAATCTGGCGGCTCCCGCGGCGCGCATTCTGCCGATCCGGGTTCTCGATGCGGAGGGGAGGGGCACGGCCTTCGGCGTGGCCAGGGGTATCCTTTATGCCCTGCAGCACGGTGCCGACGTGATCAACCTCTCCCTTGGCATGATCGACGAATCCAACGTCATCGAGCATGCCCTCGAGGAGGCATGGAAGGCGGGTGTCGTGGTCGTGGCGGCCGCCGGCAACCGGAATCTCGACGAAGTGGATTTTCCCGCCAGTGATAGTCATACGATCGCCGTGGCCTCGGTCGATGAACGAAAAATCAGGTCAGCGTTCAGCTCCTACGGAAGCGATGTCGACCTGACGGCTCCCGGTGTTCGCGTGCTCTCCACCTACGGCGAGGTGGACTATGGGCGCTGGGACGGTTCTTCGTTCGCCGCGCCGCTGGTCGCCGGAGCCGCCGCGCTGGTGGTCGAACGCTATCCCGGGCTGAGCCCGGACGAGGTGCTCGACCTCCTGGAGGCCACGGCTCAACCGGACGCCAACGGCTCCCAGTGGAAGGGTTTGCTCGGTGCCGGCACCCTGGACCTCGAAGCCGTCGTCGCCGCCCGCACCGACGATCGCACCAGCCTGAAGGTCTTCGAGCGGAATCTGGGGACGGAGGTGCGCTGGACCGCCGTCCTCGATGCGGCGAATTACGACCTGGCCCGGGGCGAGGTGGCCGCGCTTTCCACGGTCGACGAGTCCACCGTCGATCTCGGCCCCCTGGCCTGCCTTGCGGACGACACGCCGGCGACCGACAACGCGGACAGTCCGGATGCCGCCGCACCGGCGCCGGGTACGGCGTTCTTCTACGTCTTCCGCGATGCCGGGACGGCGCGCGATGGAGCCGCCTGGGGCGTGGACAGCGCGGGTCGGGATCGGCTGGCCGGAGCCGGTGACTGCCGGCTGCCGTCGGGAAGCGGCTCCTGA
- a CDS encoding peptide ABC transporter substrate-binding protein, protein MVIALRADVDSWNPYTAGSTTALNVLELLYPRLVRERWSPGTGIVIEPALAEAWTFSADRRELTFHLREARWSDGRSVDCADVEFTWRAQHAAALGWPGIYLKEAIEDFHCADRRTAVFRFSRPSAYQLLDANDDAQVSRAYGDLPFGKWLETAWEERMVSAGPFRLERVVPGQEAILVRDPTWWEAGRPYLERLVFRVYAGADEALRALLAGEVDLLEKVPPARAAEVAAREDLALLDLPGLSWSFIAWNQLEPDAYGEDRRRRGCETGCSEDAGTIRALLERRPHPILSDPRVRRALTAAIDRQDLVDGPWHGHARVAVSPLVSFLGLPGQAEALPWDPVRAAAWLEEAGWKLPAGGGVRQKGGRRLELEILVNADNTLRREVLERVVTNLDAVGVAVRPVALPRREFVARARAKDFDGLLGGWRAGTRIEPQSILHCDAAAGRGNNLGAWCDAEADALAEQAAAASDLEHALPVWRRWEARFIEQQPYTMLYEERVLIGLSRRVHDATPSPLHPYAGIENWWVDPPVRSAASAAAR, encoded by the coding sequence TTGGTCATCGCCCTGCGCGCGGACGTCGACAGCTGGAACCCCTATACAGCGGGCTCCACCACGGCGCTCAACGTGCTCGAGCTGCTTTATCCGCGGCTGGTGCGTGAGCGCTGGAGCCCGGGCACCGGCATCGTCATCGAACCCGCTCTGGCCGAGGCTTGGACCTTCTCGGCCGATCGCCGGGAACTGACCTTCCACCTGCGCGAGGCCCGCTGGTCCGATGGGCGATCCGTGGACTGCGCCGACGTGGAGTTCACCTGGCGCGCCCAGCACGCCGCGGCGCTGGGCTGGCCGGGAATCTACCTCAAGGAGGCGATCGAGGACTTCCACTGCGCCGACCGGCGGACGGCGGTGTTTCGCTTCTCCCGGCCGTCGGCCTACCAGTTGCTCGACGCCAACGACGACGCCCAGGTCAGCCGGGCCTACGGCGACCTGCCCTTCGGAAAGTGGCTGGAGACCGCCTGGGAAGAACGCATGGTCTCCGCGGGGCCCTTCCGTCTCGAGCGGGTGGTGCCGGGCCAGGAGGCGATCCTGGTGCGGGATCCGACCTGGTGGGAGGCCGGGCGGCCCTACCTGGAGCGGCTGGTCTTTCGGGTCTACGCGGGGGCCGACGAGGCTCTGCGGGCCCTGCTGGCCGGAGAGGTGGACCTGCTCGAGAAGGTGCCGCCGGCGCGGGCCGCCGAGGTGGCCGCGCGGGAGGATCTGGCCCTGCTGGATCTGCCGGGCCTGTCCTGGTCCTTCATCGCCTGGAACCAGCTCGAGCCCGATGCCTACGGGGAAGACCGGCGTCGCCGCGGTTGCGAGACGGGCTGTTCCGAGGACGCCGGCACGATCCGCGCCCTGCTCGAGCGGCGTCCCCATCCGATCCTTTCCGATCCCCGGGTCCGACGTGCCCTGACCGCGGCCATCGATCGGCAGGACCTGGTGGACGGCCCCTGGCACGGTCACGCCCGGGTCGCGGTCAGTCCCCTGGTCTCTTTTCTCGGGCTTCCCGGACAGGCCGAGGCCCTGCCCTGGGATCCCGTCCGGGCGGCGGCCTGGCTCGAGGAGGCGGGCTGGAAACTGCCCGCCGGGGGCGGCGTCCGGCAAAAAGGCGGGCGGCGGCTGGAACTGGAGATCCTGGTCAACGCCGACAACACCCTCCGGCGGGAGGTGCTCGAGCGCGTCGTCACGAACCTGGACGCGGTGGGCGTCGCGGTGCGCCCGGTGGCTCTGCCACGCCGGGAATTCGTCGCCCGGGCCCGGGCGAAGGACTTCGACGGTCTGCTGGGAGGCTGGCGGGCGGGCACCCGCATCGAGCCCCAGTCGATCCTGCACTGTGACGCTGCTGCGGGTCGGGGCAACAACCTGGGAGCCTGGTGCGATGCCGAGGCCGACGCGCTGGCCGAGCAGGCCGCCGCCGCTTCCGACCTGGAGCACGCGTTGCCCGTGTGGCGCCGGTGGGAAGCGCGCTTCATCGAGCAGCAGCCCTACACCATGCTCTACGAGGAGAGGGTGTTGATCGGCTTGAGCCGCAGGGTGCACGATGCCACTCCCTCGCCGCTGCACCCCTACGCGGGGATCGAAAACTGGTGGGTCGATCCGCCCGTCCGGTCGGCGGCATCCGCAGCGGCCCGGTGA
- a CDS encoding ABC transporter permease: MFLDRLLRAVVTVIAAGLLTLLLLEALPGDPLDRLSQPGIGAGQAERTRVALGLDRSAPARWAAIVRSYLRGELGYSWTRRRSVARAVREALPYSLVLGTLALGLAYALGLVVAWSGLLSGPRVRRVLLTALLPLALAPGFWLGLLGIALFHGWLGWLPASHAAPPGGAGRLPDWRHLLLPALTLALPAAAMVARYQLAAAAQALAAPGAAVARALGLGRARIAWNHGLRPTLGTTVVLVGLDLPLLVSGALVVETVFSWPGVGRLAAGAVLASDYPLALALVLLGASTVVLGNLGADLVAAALDPRRSGPDRVVE, from the coding sequence GTGTTCCTCGATCGCCTGCTGCGGGCCGTGGTGACGGTGATCGCCGCGGGTCTGCTCACCCTGCTGCTGCTCGAGGCCCTGCCCGGTGATCCCCTCGATCGTCTCTCCCAACCCGGCATCGGTGCCGGGCAGGCCGAGCGGACCCGGGTGGCCCTCGGCCTGGATCGCTCGGCCCCCGCCCGCTGGGCGGCCATCGTCCGCTCCTACCTGCGGGGCGAACTGGGCTATTCGTGGACCCGGCGGCGCAGCGTGGCCCGGGCGGTCCGTGAGGCGCTGCCCTATTCGCTGGTCCTGGGAACCCTTGCGCTCGGGCTGGCCTACGCGCTGGGCCTGGTGGTGGCGTGGAGCGGCTTGTTGTCGGGACCGCGGGTCCGGCGTGTCTTGCTGACCGCCCTGCTTCCGCTGGCCCTGGCGCCGGGCTTCTGGCTCGGCCTGCTGGGAATCGCGCTCTTCCATGGTTGGCTGGGGTGGCTGCCGGCCTCCCACGCGGCTCCGCCGGGAGGTGCGGGTCGCCTGCCGGACTGGCGGCACCTGCTGCTTCCGGCCCTGACCCTGGCCCTGCCTGCGGCGGCGATGGTGGCGCGCTACCAGCTCGCCGCCGCCGCCCAGGCCCTGGCCGCTCCCGGCGCCGCGGTGGCCCGGGCCCTGGGCCTGGGTCGTGCTCGCATCGCCTGGAATCACGGTCTGCGCCCCACGCTCGGCACCACGGTGGTGCTCGTGGGCCTGGACCTGCCCCTGCTGGTCTCGGGGGCGCTGGTGGTGGAGACGGTGTTTTCCTGGCCCGGGGTGGGGCGGCTGGCGGCCGGCGCCGTGTTGGCCTCGGACTATCCGCTGGCCCTGGCCTTGGTGCTGCTGGGGGCGTCGACGGTGGTGCTGGGGAACCTGGGAGCCGACCTGGTCGCCGCGGCCCTCGACCCGCGCCGGAGCGGTCCGGACCGGGTGGTGGAATGA
- a CDS encoding ABC transporter permease subunit gives MKRGLAAAGLVLAALGGPWLVGGSPEPSAAASAAALLPPLARVEEARLTGGGFLRAESLEPVSAGVQVRGGGYSRLLPGVRLAGPPRPRRLWLGSDAQGRDLAGRVARGGRRAVLVGLSAAGLALLLATAVGLLRAWRPGPLGHLAGLLTDGTLALPGLLVMLVFASALAGRPWGVTLAIAAVGWAGPSRLVHHRAERWRASERAWSARAAGAGPVRTLTRHLLPGIADLFLAASPLLFAQAVLVEATLSFLGVGGGSEDSWGRLIAEASRTLPAGWWQVAAPGALLLLLTTVLWEVGPRHPARWEITKADSRGNSAAPAD, from the coding sequence ATGAAGCGTGGCCTGGCAGCGGCGGGCCTGGTCCTGGCGGCCCTGGGCGGCCCCTGGCTGGTGGGGGGCTCCCCCGAGCCCAGCGCGGCGGCTTCCGCGGCGGCGTTGCTGCCCCCCCTGGCGCGGGTCGAGGAGGCGCGATTGACGGGGGGCGGTTTCCTGCGCGCGGAGAGCCTGGAGCCCGTGTCCGCGGGAGTCCAGGTGCGCGGCGGGGGCTACAGTCGCCTTCTGCCCGGGGTGCGGCTGGCCGGGCCGCCGCGTCCGCGGCGGCTGTGGCTGGGGAGCGACGCCCAGGGGCGGGACCTGGCCGGGAGGGTGGCCCGGGGAGGGCGTCGTGCCGTCCTCGTGGGCCTGTCCGCGGCGGGGCTGGCGCTGCTGTTGGCCACCGCCGTCGGCCTGCTGCGGGCCTGGCGCCCGGGGCCGCTGGGTCACCTGGCGGGGCTGCTCACCGACGGCACCCTGGCGCTGCCCGGCCTGCTGGTGATGCTGGTTTTCGCTTCCGCGCTGGCCGGTCGCCCGTGGGGGGTGACCCTGGCCATCGCCGCGGTGGGCTGGGCCGGACCGTCGCGGCTGGTCCACCATCGGGCCGAGCGGTGGCGCGCCTCGGAGCGGGCCTGGTCGGCCAGGGCGGCGGGAGCCGGCCCCGTGCGCACCCTGACCCGCCACCTGCTGCCCGGAATCGCCGATCTCTTCCTCGCCGCCTCCCCCCTGCTCTTCGCCCAGGCGGTGCTCGTGGAAGCGACCCTCTCCTTTCTGGGGGTGGGTGGCGGATCGGAGGACTCCTGGGGCCGCCTGATCGCCGAGGCCTCCCGCACCCTGCCTGCCGGCTGGTGGCAGGTCGCCGCCCCCGGCGCCCTGCTCCTGCTGCTGACCACGGTGCTCTGGGAAGTCGGCCCGCGACACCCCGCCCGGTGGGAGATCACGAAAGCCGATTCAAGGGGGAACTCGGCGGCGCCCGCCGACTGA
- a CDS encoding alginate export family protein: MKRPAALGRGILLAALAGGLLPTTPGVERPRLEPGLRVEVKGTFLPDGSLLADEVERRDEQDRDEELRGNISAIDPDRRTLRLLGFEVLVPDTVPVVDDRRGPARLEDLRPGLRVKVDGMRDERGRFVARKIRIRENQYRETKLVGQIESFEAAGGGMATLRLVGVLVRLGDGTDYAGFGEAGKSPVRRRLGVLDDDDVQISGRLRLGRRIAFGGEFRLRSETLERMDLGVDDTPRQLIPEVTGIFGMTVDMGRWFSYIEMEGAREYLIEGPFLGTDHRDRTRLELGEAYVEYQALASRSLSVAIGRQKFNETREWYFNNKHVDALRVAYNRRHWGVEASISRNVFNDVAYEDERSKTNLIVQAHLEPFEDWRVEGFFVERRDRREKPDSPRLLGLRLLGEPGRHLELWLDAAVERGERNARVDHGERSLRPIRARAFDIGVSLRSRWKMDPTLTVGLASATGDDPSTADVDESFRQSGLHRNRGHWRGVVSFRYYGEALDPDLQNLSISTLALGLRPATGLSVDLVYHGYRQDQPARVDFNTDLDTRPRGLHGRIGHEWDLVFGYEPTRRFEVRATLGRFFPGPAFEPGVRAATTFRTQFKMRF; this comes from the coding sequence ATGAAGCGCCCGGCGGCCCTGGGCCGGGGGATCCTCCTCGCCGCGCTGGCCGGAGGCCTTCTACCGACGACCCCCGGTGTCGAACGTCCGCGCCTCGAGCCCGGCCTGCGCGTCGAGGTCAAGGGCACCTTCCTGCCCGACGGCTCCCTGCTGGCCGACGAGGTGGAACGCCGCGACGAACAGGACCGCGACGAAGAGCTGCGGGGCAACATCAGCGCCATCGATCCCGACCGGAGGACCCTCCGCCTGCTCGGCTTCGAGGTCCTTGTCCCGGACACGGTTCCAGTCGTCGACGATCGCCGGGGACCGGCCCGCCTGGAGGACCTGCGTCCGGGCCTGCGGGTCAAGGTCGACGGGATGCGGGACGAGCGGGGCCGTTTCGTCGCCCGCAAGATCCGCATCCGGGAAAACCAGTACCGAGAGACCAAGCTGGTCGGTCAGATCGAGAGCTTCGAGGCCGCCGGCGGCGGGATGGCCACCCTGCGGCTGGTCGGCGTCCTGGTGCGGCTGGGCGACGGCACGGACTACGCCGGCTTCGGTGAGGCCGGCAAGAGCCCGGTGCGACGACGGCTGGGGGTGCTCGATGACGATGACGTCCAGATCAGCGGCCGGCTCCGACTCGGACGGCGTATCGCCTTCGGCGGCGAGTTCCGCCTGCGCAGCGAAACCCTCGAGCGGATGGACCTGGGGGTCGACGACACCCCGCGGCAGTTGATCCCGGAGGTCACGGGCATCTTCGGCATGACCGTCGACATGGGGCGCTGGTTTTCCTACATCGAGATGGAAGGCGCCCGCGAATACCTGATCGAGGGCCCCTTTCTCGGCACCGATCATCGGGATCGCACGCGACTGGAGTTGGGCGAGGCCTACGTGGAGTACCAGGCCCTGGCCTCCCGCAGCCTGTCGGTGGCCATCGGGCGACAGAAGTTCAACGAGACGCGGGAGTGGTACTTCAACAACAAGCATGTCGACGCGCTGCGGGTGGCCTACAACCGCCGGCACTGGGGCGTCGAGGCCTCGATCAGCCGCAACGTGTTCAACGACGTGGCCTACGAGGACGAACGTTCGAAGACCAACCTGATCGTGCAGGCCCACCTCGAGCCCTTCGAGGACTGGCGCGTGGAGGGTTTCTTCGTCGAACGCCGGGACCGGCGGGAAAAGCCCGACTCTCCCCGCCTGTTGGGCCTGCGCCTGCTCGGCGAGCCGGGGCGCCACCTGGAACTCTGGCTCGATGCCGCCGTGGAACGAGGCGAACGCAACGCCCGCGTCGACCACGGAGAGCGCTCCCTGCGGCCGATCCGGGCCCGGGCCTTCGACATCGGCGTCAGCCTCCGCAGCCGCTGGAAGATGGATCCCACGCTGACGGTGGGCCTGGCCTCGGCCACCGGCGACGATCCCTCCACCGCCGACGTGGACGAGTCGTTTCGCCAGAGCGGTCTGCACCGCAACCGCGGACACTGGCGGGGGGTCGTCTCGTTCCGCTACTACGGCGAGGCTCTCGACCCGGACTTGCAGAACCTGAGCATTTCCACCCTGGCCCTCGGCCTGCGGCCGGCGACGGGTTTGAGCGTCGATCTGGTCTACCATGGCTATCGCCAGGATCAGCCCGCCCGGGTCGACTTCAACACCGACCTGGACACCCGCCCCCGGGGCCTCCACGGCCGCATCGGCCACGAATGGGACCTGGTCTTCGGCTACGAACCCACGCGCCGCTTCGAGGTGCGGGCCACGCTGGGGCGCTTCTTCCCCGGCCCCGCCTTCGAACCCGGCGTCCGGGCCGCGACCACCTTCCGCACCCAGTTCAAGATGCGCTTCTGA